The Mycolicibacterium boenickei genome has a segment encoding these proteins:
- a CDS encoding nitroreductase family deazaflavin-dependent oxidoreductase translates to MVRAPIWLFRIRAGALLGARMMMLEHIGRTSGERRYVVLEVVDHPSPDVVVVASGFGAKAQWFRNIAVHPQVRVWLGSHRPVAGVAHILDQRAADQVLTGYRERHPATWEQFKLVLEQTLGQPITETDTPLPMVEIRLQPDL, encoded by the coding sequence CTGGTACGTGCCCCGATCTGGCTCTTCCGGATCCGGGCCGGGGCACTGCTCGGCGCGAGGATGATGATGCTCGAACACATCGGCCGCACGTCCGGTGAACGCCGCTACGTCGTGCTCGAGGTGGTGGACCACCCCAGTCCCGATGTCGTCGTCGTGGCATCGGGCTTCGGCGCGAAAGCCCAGTGGTTCCGCAACATTGCCGTCCACCCGCAGGTCCGGGTATGGCTCGGCAGCCACCGGCCGGTGGCCGGCGTCGCCCACATCCTCGATCAGCGCGCCGCCGACCAGGTCCTGACCGGCTACCGAGAGCGCCACCCGGCGACCTGGGAGCAGTTCAAACTCGTCCTCGAACAGACGCTGGGCCAACCGATCACCGAGACGGACACCCCGCTGCCGATGGTCGAGATCCGGCTGCAGCCGGATCTCTGA
- a CDS encoding TVP38/TMEM64 family protein — protein sequence MKPVVRTLRVVRAAVIATASQLPPRRIVGLLAGIVILVAVAVLIPLPTAMQMRDWATSVGPWFPLAFLGAHIVVTVFPFPRTAFTLAAGLLFGPVLGVVIAVAASAVSAVLALFLIRAAGWQLNRLVPHPRVDSLDTRLRRRGWPVVLSMRLIPAVPFSVLNYAAGASAVRVVPYTLATLVGLFPGTAAVVVLGDALTGNISPALVLVSLGTAALGVAGLVYEMRLHRRERREKETTDERTARSRCPAPAQSPTGTCPDLALPDPGRGTARREDDDARTHRPHVR from the coding sequence GTGAAACCCGTCGTCAGAACCCTGCGCGTGGTGCGCGCCGCGGTCATCGCGACGGCTTCCCAGCTGCCGCCCCGGCGGATCGTCGGCCTGCTGGCCGGCATTGTGATTCTTGTCGCAGTTGCGGTGCTGATTCCGTTGCCGACGGCCATGCAGATGCGGGACTGGGCCACCTCGGTGGGACCGTGGTTCCCGCTGGCGTTCCTCGGCGCTCACATCGTGGTGACGGTCTTTCCGTTCCCCCGGACCGCCTTCACCCTGGCCGCGGGACTGCTGTTCGGTCCCGTGCTGGGGGTGGTCATCGCGGTGGCGGCCAGTGCGGTGAGCGCGGTGCTCGCCCTGTTCCTGATCCGGGCCGCGGGTTGGCAGCTCAATCGGCTGGTCCCCCATCCTCGGGTCGACTCACTCGATACCCGCCTTCGCCGGCGCGGCTGGCCGGTTGTGCTGTCCATGCGGCTGATCCCGGCGGTGCCGTTCTCGGTACTGAACTACGCGGCCGGCGCGTCGGCCGTGCGGGTCGTGCCGTACACGCTGGCCACGCTGGTGGGCCTGTTCCCTGGCACGGCGGCAGTCGTCGTCCTGGGCGACGCGTTGACCGGAAACATCAGCCCCGCGTTGGTCCTGGTGTCGCTGGGCACCGCGGCGCTCGGCGTGGCCGGCCTGGTCTACGAGATGCGCCTGCATCGCCGCGAGCGGCGGGAGAAGGAGACAACGGATGAGCGCACTGCCCGATCTCGGTGCCCGGCTCCTGCGCAATCGCCGACTGGTACGTGCCCCGATCTGGCTCTTCCGGATCCGGGCCGGGGCACTGCTCGGCGCGAGGATGATGATGCTCGAACACATCGGCCGCACGTCCGGTGA
- a CDS encoding ferrochelatase: MPFLENVTRGRGIPAERLADVAEHYLHFGGVSPINGINRALIEQLRIQLPDLPVYFGNRNWEPYVEDTVAAMRDNGIRRAAVFTTSAWGGYSSCTQYVEDIARARAAAGDDAPELVKLRQYFDHPLLVEMFADAIAAAAATLPADLRDEARLVFTAHSVPVAADERHGPRLYSRQVGYATRLVAAAAGYRDFDQVWQSRSGPPQIPWLEPDVADHLTALGEKGTRAVIVCPIGFVADHIEVVWDLDYELRLQAEEAGIAFARAGTPNADPRFARLAAGLIEELRTGAAPLRVTGPDPVAGYGFSVNGEPCSPNCCGTPS; this comes from the coding sequence ATGCCGTTCCTGGAGAACGTGACCCGTGGCCGCGGCATCCCTGCCGAGCGGTTGGCCGATGTCGCCGAGCACTACCTGCATTTCGGTGGGGTGTCGCCGATCAACGGGATCAACCGGGCGCTGATCGAGCAGTTGCGGATACAGCTGCCCGATCTCCCGGTCTACTTCGGTAACCGGAACTGGGAACCGTACGTAGAGGACACCGTCGCGGCGATGCGGGACAACGGGATTCGGCGGGCGGCGGTGTTCACCACGTCGGCGTGGGGCGGGTACTCCAGCTGTACCCAGTACGTCGAGGACATCGCCAGGGCGCGGGCCGCGGCGGGCGACGACGCGCCGGAGCTGGTCAAACTGCGGCAGTACTTCGATCACCCGCTGTTGGTGGAGATGTTCGCCGACGCGATCGCGGCGGCCGCCGCGACCCTGCCTGCCGATCTGCGTGACGAGGCCCGGTTGGTGTTCACCGCACACTCGGTACCGGTTGCCGCCGACGAGCGGCACGGCCCCCGGCTCTACAGCCGTCAGGTCGGCTACGCGACGCGGCTGGTGGCCGCGGCGGCGGGCTATCGGGACTTCGACCAGGTGTGGCAGTCGCGGTCGGGCCCGCCCCAGATCCCGTGGCTGGAACCCGACGTCGCCGATCACCTGACCGCATTGGGGGAGAAGGGAACCCGGGCGGTCATCGTGTGTCCGATCGGGTTCGTCGCCGACCACATCGAGGTGGTGTGGGATCTCGATTACGAGCTGCGGTTGCAGGCCGAAGAAGCCGGCATCGCGTTCGCGCGCGCCGGCACGCCCAACGCCGACCCGCGTTTCGCCCGGCTGGCCGCAGGTCTGATCGAGGAGCTGCGCACCGGCGCGGCACCGTTGCGGGTGACCGGCCCGGACCCGGTCGCCGGCTACGGATTCAGCGTCAACGGTGAGCCGTGCTCACCGAACTGCTGCGGCACTCCGTCATAG
- the fabG1 gene encoding 3-oxoacyl-ACP reductase FabG1 gives MSDSAATETATGRPAFVPRSVLVTGGNRGIGLAIAQRLAADGHKVAVTHRGSGAPDGLFGVVCDVTDNEAVDRAFKEVEEHQGPVEVLVSNAGISQDAFLMRMTEERFENVINANLTGAFRVAQRASRSMQRKRFGRIIFIGSVSGMWGIGNQANYAAAKAGLIGMARSISRELSKAGVTANVVAPGYIDTEMTRALDERIQAGALDFIPAKRVGTAEEVAGAVSFLASEDASYIAGAVIPVDGGMGMGH, from the coding sequence ATGAGTGACAGTGCCGCCACTGAAACAGCCACCGGTCGTCCCGCATTCGTTCCCCGTTCCGTACTGGTCACCGGAGGTAACCGGGGCATCGGCCTGGCGATCGCGCAACGACTGGCCGCCGACGGACACAAGGTGGCCGTCACGCACCGCGGATCGGGCGCACCCGACGGCCTGTTCGGCGTCGTGTGCGACGTCACCGACAACGAGGCCGTCGACCGGGCGTTCAAAGAGGTCGAGGAGCACCAGGGTCCGGTCGAGGTGCTGGTGTCCAACGCCGGTATCTCCCAGGACGCGTTCCTGATGCGGATGACCGAGGAGCGGTTCGAGAACGTCATCAACGCGAACCTCACCGGGGCGTTCCGGGTGGCGCAGCGGGCCTCGCGCAGCATGCAGCGCAAGCGTTTCGGCCGGATCATCTTCATCGGTTCGGTCTCGGGCATGTGGGGCATCGGCAACCAGGCCAACTACGCGGCCGCCAAGGCCGGTCTGATCGGCATGGCCCGCTCGATCTCCCGGGAACTGTCCAAGGCCGGCGTCACCGCGAACGTGGTGGCACCCGGCTACATCGACACGGAGATGACCCGTGCCCTGGACGAGCGGATTCAGGCCGGTGCCCTGGACTTCATTCCGGCCAAGCGCGTCGGCACCGCGGAGGAGGTCGCCGGTGCGGTGAGCTTCCTGGCTTCCGAGGACGCCAGCTACATCGCCGGCGCGGTGATCCCGGTCGACGGCGGCATGGGCATGGGACACTGA
- the mutA gene encoding methylmalonyl-CoA mutase small subunit codes for MRVSLQGTSAVESDRQQWRTAVAGVLAKSSRRDVADLPAEPERLLDSQTYEGFAIRPLYTSLDARPEPSLPGQWPFVRGGDALRDVKSGWKVVESFPAVAGTDVGTVNGAVLVSLTEGASALALRVGGEGGIALGELDRLLDGVFLDLVPVIFERTGADLAATADAVLPLLEDLDDDQRSRLAIDLGADPLTAPLSGQAAAEDTDLPAIVAKLTDYAGGVRAVTVDGPAFHNLGASAAWELAGSIAAAVAYLRVLSDGGVATADALRQISFRYAADDDQFMTIAKLRVARQLWARVAEVVGADTADDAGAARIHAVTSLPMMTQRDPWVNMLRTTLAAFSAGVGGADTVQVLPFDAAIPEGLDGTSASFARRIARNTQLLLLEESHIGQVLDPAGGSWFVEDLTAQLAEQAWAHFQDIEARGGFVAARDHIAAQIAEVAARRSDDIAHRRTAITGVNEFPNLDEKPLPQGASASSIARYAAGFEALRDRSDAFLAATGARPKVLLLPLGPLAEHNIRTTFASNLLASGGIEATNPGPLDAAAIAGAVAEAGAPTVAVLCGTDARYGAEAADAVAAARAAGVREVLLAGPEKAVAEADSKPDGYLTAKIDAVEALSNLLTGLGA; via the coding sequence ATGCGGGTGTCGTTACAGGGGACTAGTGCGGTCGAGTCGGACCGTCAGCAGTGGCGGACAGCGGTCGCCGGTGTGCTGGCCAAGAGCAGTCGGCGCGACGTGGCCGATCTGCCGGCCGAGCCGGAGCGCCTGCTGGATTCGCAGACCTACGAAGGTTTCGCCATCCGGCCGCTGTACACGAGCCTGGACGCGCGTCCGGAGCCCAGCCTGCCGGGGCAGTGGCCGTTCGTCCGCGGCGGCGACGCCCTTCGCGACGTCAAATCCGGCTGGAAGGTCGTCGAGAGCTTCCCCGCTGTCGCGGGCACCGACGTCGGCACGGTCAACGGTGCGGTGCTGGTGTCGCTGACCGAGGGTGCCAGCGCGCTGGCCCTGCGGGTGGGCGGCGAGGGCGGTATCGCCCTGGGCGAGCTGGACCGACTGCTCGACGGTGTGTTCCTGGACCTGGTGCCGGTGATCTTCGAACGCACGGGAGCCGACCTCGCTGCCACCGCCGACGCGGTGCTGCCGCTGCTCGAAGACCTCGACGACGACCAGCGTTCGCGGCTGGCGATCGATCTCGGCGCCGATCCGCTGACCGCACCGCTGTCGGGGCAGGCCGCCGCTGAGGACACCGACCTGCCGGCCATCGTCGCCAAACTCACCGATTACGCCGGTGGCGTCCGGGCGGTCACCGTCGACGGCCCGGCCTTCCACAACCTCGGCGCCAGCGCCGCTTGGGAGCTCGCGGGCTCGATCGCCGCGGCGGTCGCCTACCTGCGCGTGCTCAGCGACGGCGGAGTGGCCACAGCAGATGCGTTGCGGCAGATCAGTTTCCGCTACGCCGCTGACGACGATCAGTTCATGACGATCGCCAAGCTGCGGGTCGCGCGCCAGCTGTGGGCGCGGGTCGCCGAGGTGGTCGGCGCCGACACTGCAGATGACGCCGGAGCTGCGCGCATTCATGCCGTGACCTCGCTGCCGATGATGACCCAGCGCGACCCGTGGGTGAACATGCTGCGCACCACGCTGGCCGCTTTCTCGGCGGGCGTCGGGGGAGCCGACACCGTGCAGGTGCTCCCGTTCGACGCCGCGATTCCCGAGGGCCTGGACGGGACGTCGGCCAGCTTCGCCCGTCGCATCGCCCGCAACACCCAACTGCTGCTGCTGGAGGAGTCGCACATCGGTCAGGTGCTCGATCCAGCGGGTGGTTCGTGGTTCGTCGAGGATCTGACCGCTCAACTCGCCGAGCAGGCCTGGGCGCACTTCCAGGACATCGAGGCGCGTGGCGGATTCGTGGCGGCACGGGACCACATCGCCGCCCAGATCGCGGAGGTCGCTGCCCGGCGCAGTGACGACATCGCGCACCGACGCACCGCGATCACCGGTGTCAACGAGTTCCCCAACCTCGACGAGAAGCCGCTCCCGCAGGGAGCTTCGGCATCGTCGATCGCTCGGTACGCGGCCGGGTTCGAGGCGCTGCGCGACCGCTCGGACGCCTTCCTGGCAGCCACCGGTGCCCGGCCCAAGGTGCTGCTGCTGCCGCTGGGCCCGTTGGCCGAGCACAACATCCGGACCACCTTCGCGTCGAACCTGTTGGCTTCCGGCGGGATCGAGGCAACCAACCCCGGACCCCTCGACGCGGCCGCGATCGCCGGGGCCGTCGCCGAAGCCGGTGCGCCGACGGTGGCCGTGCTGTGCGGCACTGACGCCCGCTACGGTGCAGAGGCCGCCGACGCGGTGGCGGCCGCCCGAGCCGCCGGTGTGCGTGAGGTACTCCTGGCCGGGCCGGAAAAGGCCGTGGCCGAAGCTGATTCGAAACCCGACGGGTATCTGACCGCCAAGATCGATGCGGTCGAAGCACTGTCGAACCTGCTCACCGGACTGGGGGCCTGA
- a CDS encoding SPFH domain-containing protein: MEGAVAGLVLLLVLVVFAIIVVAKSVALIPQAEAAVIERLGRYSRTVSGQLTLLVPFIDRIRARVDLRERVVSFPPQPVITEDNLTLNIDTVVYFQVTNPQAAVYQISNYIVGVEQLTTTTLRNVVGGMTLEQTLTSRDSINAQLRGVLDEATGRWGLRVARVELRSIDPPPSIQESMEKQMKADRDKRAMILTAEGVRESSIKQAEGQKQSQILAAEGAKQAAILAAEADRQSRMLRAQGERAAQYLQAQGQAKAIEKTFAAIKAGRPTPEMLAYQYLQTLPQMAKGEANKVWLVPSDFGSALQGFTKLLGAPGEDGVFRYTPSPVDEDLPKPEDDSDEVAEWFSTETDPAIAQAVAKAEAEARATTPPLSARPPQTSLETPPGLPNELDGGAHRAQ; this comes from the coding sequence ATGGAAGGTGCTGTAGCCGGGCTGGTCTTACTGCTCGTGCTTGTGGTGTTCGCGATCATTGTCGTGGCCAAGTCGGTTGCGCTCATTCCCCAGGCCGAAGCCGCGGTGATCGAGCGTCTCGGCCGCTACAGTCGCACGGTCAGCGGTCAGCTGACGTTGCTGGTGCCGTTCATCGACCGGATCCGGGCACGGGTGGACCTGCGTGAGCGCGTGGTGTCCTTCCCGCCACAGCCGGTGATCACCGAGGACAACCTGACGCTCAACATCGACACCGTGGTCTATTTCCAGGTGACCAACCCGCAGGCCGCGGTCTACCAGATCAGCAACTACATCGTCGGCGTCGAACAGCTGACCACCACCACACTGCGCAACGTGGTCGGCGGCATGACGCTGGAGCAGACGCTGACCTCACGCGACTCGATCAACGCCCAGCTGCGCGGTGTGCTCGACGAGGCGACCGGCCGGTGGGGCCTGCGGGTGGCGCGCGTCGAGTTGCGCAGCATCGACCCGCCGCCGTCGATCCAGGAGTCGATGGAAAAGCAGATGAAGGCCGACCGCGACAAGCGGGCCATGATCCTGACCGCCGAGGGTGTCCGGGAATCGTCCATCAAGCAGGCCGAGGGCCAGAAGCAGTCGCAGATCCTGGCCGCCGAGGGCGCCAAGCAGGCCGCGATTCTGGCCGCCGAGGCCGACCGGCAGTCGCGGATGCTGCGGGCCCAGGGTGAGCGCGCCGCTCAATACCTGCAGGCGCAGGGGCAGGCCAAGGCCATCGAGAAGACGTTCGCTGCGATCAAGGCGGGCCGGCCGACGCCGGAGATGCTCGCGTACCAGTACCTGCAGACGCTGCCGCAGATGGCCAAGGGTGAGGCCAACAAGGTGTGGCTGGTGCCCAGCGACTTCGGTTCGGCCCTGCAGGGCTTCACCAAGCTGCTCGGTGCGCCGGGCGAGGACGGCGTGTTCCGCTACACACCGTCACCGGTCGACGAGGATCTGCCCAAGCCCGAGGACGACAGCGACGAGGTCGCCGAGTGGTTCTCCACCGAGACCGACCCCGCGATCGCTCAGGCTGTGGCGAAGGCCGAGGCCGAGGCCCGGGCCACCACTCCGCCGCTGAGCGCCAGGCCGCCGCAGACGTCGTTGGAGACGCCGCCCGGGCTGCCCAACGAGCTGGATGGCGGCGCGCACCGCGCGCAGTAG
- the scpA gene encoding methylmalonyl-CoA mutase: MTATTGIGSFADVPLHGEGTGEPATPEAVETHVAEAAAAHGYTPDQLTWATPEGIDVKPVYVAADRDEVAEAGYPLDSFPGAPPFVRGPYPTMYVNQPWTIRQYAGFSTAAESNAFYRRNLAAGQKGLSVAFDLATHRGYDSDHPRVQGDVGMAGVAIDSILDMRQLFDGIDLSTVSVSMTMNGAVLPILALYVVAAEEQGVPPEKLAGTIQNDILKEFMVRNTYIYPPKPSMRIISDIFAYTSAKMPKFNSISISGYHIQEAGATADLELAYTLADGVEYIKAGLDAGLDIDKFAPRLSFFWGIGMNFFMEVAKLRAGRLLWSELVAQFDPKNDKSLSLRTHSQTSGWSLTAQDVFNNVARTCIEAMAATQGHTQSLHTNALDEALALPTDFSARIARNTQLLLQQESGTTRPIDPWGGSYYVEWLTHQLAEKARAHIHEVNEHGGMAQAISDGIPKLRIEEAAARTQARIDSGAQPLIGVNKYQVEEDQEIEVLKVENSRVRAEQLAKLQQLRADRDEAATQAALAELTRAAEASGSAGEDGLGNNLLALAIDAARAKATLGEISDALEKVYGRHQAEIRTIAGVYRDEVGKAGNVSTATELVEKFAEADGRRPRILVAKMGQDGHDRGQKVIATAFADIGFDVDVGSLFSTPEEVARQAADNDVHVVGVSSLAAGHLTLVPALRDALAEVGRPDIMIVVGGVIPPGDFDELYEAGATAIFPPGTVIADAAIGLLQKLADRLGYSLS, encoded by the coding sequence ATGACTGCCACAACAGGAATCGGAAGCTTCGCGGACGTACCGCTGCACGGCGAAGGCACGGGTGAGCCTGCCACTCCAGAGGCGGTCGAGACGCACGTCGCCGAGGCCGCTGCCGCTCACGGATACACCCCGGATCAACTGACCTGGGCCACGCCAGAGGGCATCGACGTCAAGCCCGTCTACGTCGCTGCCGACCGTGACGAGGTGGCAGAGGCCGGCTACCCGCTCGACAGCTTCCCCGGCGCACCGCCGTTCGTGCGCGGGCCGTACCCGACCATGTACGTCAACCAGCCGTGGACCATCCGCCAGTACGCCGGATTCTCCACCGCCGCCGAGTCCAACGCGTTCTACCGGCGCAACCTGGCCGCCGGTCAGAAGGGTCTGTCGGTGGCCTTCGACCTGGCCACCCACCGCGGGTACGACTCGGATCATCCGCGCGTGCAGGGTGACGTCGGAATGGCCGGCGTGGCAATCGATTCCATCCTCGACATGCGCCAGTTGTTCGACGGTATCGACCTGTCGACGGTTTCGGTGTCGATGACCATGAACGGCGCGGTACTGCCGATCCTTGCGCTCTACGTCGTCGCCGCCGAGGAGCAGGGGGTGCCGCCGGAGAAGCTGGCCGGGACCATCCAGAACGACATCCTCAAAGAGTTCATGGTCCGCAACACCTACATCTATCCGCCCAAGCCGTCGATGCGGATCATCTCGGACATCTTCGCCTACACCAGCGCCAAGATGCCGAAGTTCAACTCGATCTCGATCTCGGGCTACCACATCCAAGAGGCCGGGGCGACAGCCGATCTGGAGCTGGCGTACACGCTGGCCGACGGTGTCGAGTACATCAAGGCCGGCCTGGACGCCGGGCTGGACATCGACAAGTTCGCGCCGCGGCTGTCCTTCTTCTGGGGCATCGGGATGAACTTCTTCATGGAGGTGGCCAAGCTGCGTGCGGGCCGCCTGCTGTGGAGCGAGCTGGTGGCCCAGTTCGACCCGAAGAACGACAAGTCACTGTCGCTGCGTACCCACTCGCAGACCTCGGGCTGGTCGCTGACCGCGCAGGACGTGTTCAACAACGTCGCCCGCACCTGCATCGAGGCGATGGCGGCCACCCAGGGCCACACCCAGTCGCTGCACACCAACGCGCTGGACGAGGCTCTCGCGCTGCCCACGGACTTCTCCGCGCGGATCGCCCGCAACACCCAGCTGCTGTTGCAGCAGGAGTCGGGCACCACCCGGCCGATCGACCCGTGGGGTGGTTCGTACTACGTCGAGTGGCTCACCCATCAGCTCGCGGAGAAGGCTCGTGCTCACATCCACGAGGTGAACGAGCACGGCGGCATGGCGCAGGCCATCAGCGACGGAATTCCGAAGCTTCGCATCGAAGAGGCGGCCGCCCGGACCCAGGCGCGCATCGACTCCGGTGCCCAGCCGCTCATCGGCGTCAACAAGTACCAGGTGGAAGAGGACCAGGAGATCGAGGTCCTCAAGGTCGAGAACAGCCGGGTGCGGGCCGAACAGCTGGCCAAGCTGCAGCAGCTGCGGGCCGATCGCGATGAGGCCGCCACCCAGGCCGCGTTGGCAGAGCTGACCCGCGCCGCCGAGGCGAGCGGATCGGCCGGCGAGGACGGGTTGGGCAACAACCTGCTGGCGCTGGCCATCGACGCCGCCCGGGCCAAGGCCACCCTCGGTGAGATCTCCGACGCCCTGGAGAAGGTCTACGGACGCCACCAGGCTGAGATCCGGACCATCGCCGGCGTCTACCGCGACGAGGTCGGAAAGGCCGGGAACGTGAGCACCGCAACGGAATTGGTCGAGAAGTTCGCCGAGGCCGACGGTCGCCGGCCCCGCATCCTGGTGGCCAAGATGGGCCAGGACGGGCACGACCGTGGACAGAAGGTGATCGCCACGGCATTCGCCGACATCGGCTTCGACGTCGACGTGGGCTCGCTGTTCTCCACCCCGGAGGAGGTGGCCCGCCAGGCCGCCGACAACGACGTGCATGTGGTCGGGGTGTCGTCACTGGCTGCGGGGCACCTCACCTTGGTGCCCGCGCTGCGTGACGCGTTGGCCGAGGTGGGCCGGCCCGACATCATGATCGTCGTCGGCGGGGTCATCCCGCCCGGGGACTTCGACGAGCTCTACGAGGCCGGGGCGACCGCGATCTTCCCGCCGGGCACGGTGATCGCCGACGCGGCCATCGGCCTGCTGCAGAAGCTGGCGGACCGGCTCGGTTACTCGCTGAGCTAG
- a CDS encoding VWA domain-containing protein, with amino-acid sequence MTLPILGPMSLTGFAHAWWFLFLFVVLGLIAYYVFVQRARKQRILRFANMELLESVAPKQPTRWRHLPAALLAVSLVLLTVAMAGPTHDVRIPRNRAVVMLVIDVSQSMRATDVAPSRLAAAQEAAKQFADQLTPGINLGLIAYAGTATVLVQPTTNREATKNGLDKLQLADRTATGEGIFTALQAIATVGAVIGGGDEKPPARIVLMSDGKETVPSNPDNPKGAYTAARTAKDQGVPISTVSFGTPYGYVEINDQRQPVPVDDEMLGKIAKLSGGDAFTASSLEQLKQVFTSLQQQIGYETIKGDASLGWLRLGALVLAVAGVAALLINRRLPG; translated from the coding sequence ATGACATTACCGATTCTCGGTCCGATGAGCCTGACGGGCTTCGCGCACGCGTGGTGGTTCCTTTTCCTGTTCGTGGTCCTGGGCCTGATCGCGTATTACGTCTTCGTTCAGCGCGCGCGTAAGCAGCGGATCCTGCGGTTCGCCAACATGGAGCTGCTCGAAAGCGTGGCCCCCAAACAGCCCACCCGCTGGCGCCATCTGCCAGCGGCGCTGCTGGCCGTCTCGCTGGTGTTGCTGACGGTGGCGATGGCCGGCCCCACCCACGATGTGCGGATTCCGCGCAACCGCGCGGTGGTGATGCTGGTGATCGACGTGTCGCAGTCGATGCGCGCCACTGACGTGGCCCCCAGCCGGCTGGCCGCCGCGCAGGAAGCCGCCAAGCAGTTCGCCGATCAGCTCACTCCGGGGATCAACCTCGGCCTGATCGCTTACGCCGGCACCGCGACGGTGCTGGTGCAGCCGACCACCAACCGTGAGGCCACCAAGAACGGCCTGGACAAGCTGCAGTTGGCCGACCGGACCGCCACCGGCGAGGGCATCTTCACGGCGCTGCAGGCGATCGCCACCGTCGGTGCGGTGATCGGCGGCGGTGACGAGAAGCCGCCCGCGCGCATCGTGCTGATGTCCGACGGCAAGGAGACCGTGCCGTCCAACCCGGACAACCCCAAGGGGGCGTACACCGCGGCGCGTACCGCCAAGGACCAGGGAGTGCCGATCTCGACGGTGTCCTTCGGCACGCCGTACGGCTATGTCGAGATCAACGATCAGCGCCAGCCGGTGCCGGTCGACGACGAGATGCTCGGCAAGATTGCCAAGCTGTCCGGCGGCGACGCCTTCACCGCGTCCAGCCTGGAGCAGCTCAAGCAGGTGTTCACCTCGCTGCAGCAGCAGATCGGCTACGAGACCATCAAGGGCGACGCCAGCCTCGGCTGGCTGCGGCTCGGCGCGTTGGTGCTGGCCGTGGCCGGGGTGGCGGCCCTGCTGATCAACCGCAGACTGCCCGGTTAG
- the inhA gene encoding NADH-dependent enoyl-ACP reductase InhA: protein MAGLLEGKRILVTGIITDSSIAFHIAKVAQEAGAELVLTGFDRMKLIQRIADRLPKPAPLLELDVQNEEHLAGLADRVTEAIGAGNKLDGVVHSIGFMPQSGMGVNPFFDAPYEDVAKGIHISAYSYASLAKALLPVMNEGGGIVGMDFDPTRAMPAYNWMTVAKSALESVNRFVAREAGKFGVRSNLVAAGPIRTLAMSAIVGGALGDEAGKQMQLLEEGWDQRAPIGWNMKDPTPVAKTVCALLSDWLPATTGTIIYADGGASTQLL from the coding sequence ATGGCAGGTTTGCTCGAAGGCAAGCGCATCCTCGTCACCGGGATCATCACGGACAGCTCGATCGCGTTCCACATCGCCAAGGTGGCCCAGGAAGCCGGCGCCGAGCTGGTGCTCACCGGGTTCGACCGGATGAAGCTGATCCAGCGCATCGCCGACCGGCTGCCCAAGCCGGCTCCCTTGTTGGAGCTCGACGTGCAGAACGAGGAGCACCTGGCCGGCCTGGCCGACCGGGTCACCGAGGCCATCGGTGCGGGCAACAAGCTCGACGGCGTGGTGCACTCGATCGGCTTCATGCCGCAGAGCGGTATGGGTGTCAACCCGTTCTTCGATGCTCCCTACGAGGACGTCGCCAAGGGCATCCACATCTCGGCCTACTCGTACGCCTCGCTGGCCAAGGCCCTGCTGCCGGTGATGAACGAAGGCGGCGGGATCGTCGGCATGGACTTCGACCCGACCCGCGCGATGCCGGCCTACAACTGGATGACGGTGGCCAAGAGCGCCCTCGAATCGGTCAACCGGTTCGTCGCGCGTGAGGCAGGCAAGTTCGGTGTGCGGTCGAACCTCGTTGCGGCGGGCCCGATCCGGACCCTGGCCATGAGCGCGATCGTCGGCGGCGCCCTGGGCGACGAGGCAGGCAAGCAGATGCAGCTCCTCGAAGAGGGCTGGGATCAGCGCGCGCCGATCGGCTGGAACATGAAGGATCCGACGCCGGTCGCCAAGACCGTGTGCGCGCTGCTTTCCGACTGGCTGCCCGCCACCACCGGCACCATCATCTACGCCGACGGCGGCGCCAGCACCCAGCTGCTCTGA
- a CDS encoding NfeD family protein, giving the protein MPLPLIWLILALGLAGAEALTGDMFLLMLAGGALAASGSSWVFDLPLWADGVVFLVVSVLLLVLVRPALRRRFEIGRGLPEPVKALEGKSALVLDRVAQHEGQVKLDGEVWTARPLNDHDVYEPGELVTVVRIDGATAVVFKTM; this is encoded by the coding sequence ATGCCGCTACCGCTGATCTGGCTCATCCTGGCGCTGGGACTCGCCGGGGCGGAGGCGCTGACCGGCGACATGTTCCTGCTGATGCTGGCCGGTGGTGCACTGGCCGCGAGCGGCTCGAGTTGGGTGTTCGACCTGCCGCTGTGGGCGGACGGTGTGGTGTTCCTCGTGGTGTCGGTACTGCTGCTGGTCTTGGTGCGGCCCGCGCTGCGCCGCCGTTTCGAGATCGGGCGAGGGCTACCCGAGCCGGTCAAGGCGCTCGAGGGCAAGTCGGCCCTGGTGCTGGACCGGGTCGCACAGCACGAGGGGCAGGTCAAGCTCGACGGCGAAGTCTGGACGGCGCGGCCCCTCAACGATCACGATGTGTACGAACCCGGTGAGCTCGTGACCGTGGTGAGGATCGACGGAGCGACCGCGGTGGTCTTCAAGACGATGTAG